In Thermodesulfobacteriota bacterium, the genomic stretch GCTGACAAGGCCTGGTCCGTCATCCGGACGAGGAAGCCCTGGCAGGCCCTTTTCCCCCACATAGTGCACGTCGGCTTCCTTATCGCGCTCCTCGGGCACCTGGTGGGTAGCGTCTGGGGTTTCAGGAGCTACGGCCATGTGCTCTATAAGGGCGAATCCATCCCTGTCCCATACCAGAGCGGCGTCCAGGTAAGGCTCGACGAGACGGAGATGAGGGCGGGCATAAGGGGCGACCTTGATTACCTCCGGACCAGGCTTACGCTCGTAAACGAGGACGGGAGCGAGGTCGTCACCAAGGACATAGGCCTTAATAACCCCCTCATATGGAAGGGCATAGCCTTTTACCATTTCGACCAGGGGCAGAGCCCGACCGGGCTCGTTTTGGACGCGGGCGGCCGCACTTCCGAGGTCGCCCTGGAGGGCTCCTTCAGCGCCCCTGACGGGAGCACATACAGGCTCGGGAGCGTTTACCCGGATTTCGCGCTCGACGAAAGCGGCAGGCCATTCAGCCGCTCTGGCCTCTTCGCCAACCCGCATATCGAAATAATATCGGCTGGCGGAAGCGTCTACTTCCTCAACATCTCCGAGCCCGGCACGTCCGTTACCGGCGCGCGGCACGCCATAACGCTCAAGGGATACGTGTTCACCCCGTACGTCGTCCTCACCATCAACAAGGACCCGGGCATCGGTTTCATAATAGCCGGCTCGATTGTCCTGGTCGTCGGAATGGTGCTCCTACTCTTTTTCAGGGGCGAACGGGCCGAGCTCGTCCGGCCCAGGCCGGGGGTGGAGGAGAGGGGCGCTTGATACAGGAGCTGCTCTTACTCGTCTTCTGGCTGGTCGTGATAGTCGCGGCGGCCGAGGTGTTCACAAACGCGATAGAGTCGCTCGGGGCCAGGCTCAAGTTCTCAGAAGGCGTCACCGGGAGCATTTTCGCCGCGGTCGGCACGGCGCTCCCCGAGACCATGGTGCCGCTCGTCGCCATATTCGGCGGCGGGAGCGTCCATGTCAGGGAGGAGGTAGGCGTCGGCGCGATACTCGGCGCCCCCTTCATGCTCTCGACCCTCGCCATGTTCCTCATCGGGGCGGCCCTCTGGCAGTTCCAGGGCACGAGGAGGAAGACCAGCCTCACGCCCGAGAGGAGCGGCTTCAGGAGAGACATCGAGTTTTTCCTCTTCGCCTTCACCCTGGCTTTTCTCGTCGCCTTCACCCCGCAGGAATACCGGCTCTTGAGGGTATTCATCGCGGCGGTCCTCGTCATAACGTACTTCTACTACATACTCGAGACCGTAAAGGCCAGCGCCGCGCTTGTCGAGGACGGGCACGCGACCGAGAACTCCAAGCCCCTTTACCTGGGGGTCGTCCTCAAGGACCGCATGTGGGTCATCGTCCTCCAGCTCCTCCTGGCGCTCGGGCTGATAATAGCCGGGGCAAAGGGTTTCGTGCACGGGGTCGAGTATCTTTCAGAGGCGCTCCGAATGCCTGTAATGGCGCTCGCCCTCCTCATAATCCCCGTGGCTACCGAGCTCCCGGAGAAGGTAAACAGCATAATCTGGATAAGGAGGGGCAAGGACACCATGGCCCTCGGGAACATCACCGGGGCCATGGTCTTCCAAGGCACGCTCCTGCCCGCTATCGGAATATTCCTCACGCCCTGGACAGTCAACCTGACGGTCGTAGCTAGCAGCGCCCTCACCATCGCAGCCGGCGTCTGGCTCTACTTCATCGCGATGAGGGTCAAAAGGATAGCCCCCTGGCTCTTCATAGTCAACGGCGCGCTGTACATGGCATTCGTCTACATAGTCCTCGTCATAGCGCGAGCATGAAAAACCCGGCGACCCTTTTCATGGCGACGAGGCCGCAGTTCCTCCCGGCGACCGCGGTCGCGGTCGGGCTCGGCGCATCAGTTGCCTGGCGCGAGGCCCGCGCGTTCGACATGGCTGTTTTCGCCTTGTCCATGCTAGCCGCCCTCCTCTGCCACGCGGGAATGAACACCCTGAACGACTATTACGACTCGAAGAACGGGGCCGACGACCTCAACAGGAGCGCGCTCACCCCTTTTACCGGCGGAAGCAGGTTCATACAAAAGGGCCTCATGACCCAGGGTGAGACGCTGGCGCTGGGTGCGGCCCTCGTTCTGGCCGGTGGTTTGACCGGCGCATACCTTGCGTTCACAATAAGCCCGGTCCTTTTCGTAATAGGGCTCCTCGGAATCGCCTCAGGGTACTTCTACTCGGCCCCTCCTTTTTTCCTGGCCGGACGCGGGCTCGGGGAGATTACGGTGGGCGTTACCTTCGGCCTCCTTATAGTGCTCGGGGCCTATGCGGCGCAGACCGGGTCAATCGGGGCAGGCCCGGCAATAGCCTCGCTCCCCCTCACCTTCCTCATAGCCGCCATACTTTTCGTAAACGAGTTCCCGGATTTCGAGTCTGACCGGGCCGCCGGAAAAAGGACCCTCGTAGTCCGTCTCGGGCCGCAAAGGGCCCGGTGGGGGCTCGCACTGATATTCGCGATGGCGTACGCGAGCGTCGTTGCCGGGGTCATCCTGGGCCTCCTTCCCACAGGGTCGCTTATCGCCCTCCTTACCGTCTTCATAGCCATACCTGGCGCGCTGCGCCTCCTCAGAAATTACGACCGGACGGGAGCGCTTACCCCGGCCATCAAGGCCGTGATCGCCATACACTTCTTTACAGGCCTCATACAGATAGCCGCGAACCTCGTCTGAGCGCTCCCGTTCGCGGGGTACAGTCCTTCCTTTTTCCAAGTCCCTTGCCCCCCGTGCCTTGACATACGGCGGCCCCGTACCTATCATTTAAGCAAAGGACGGCTTTGTTCCGGGGCCCCGGGCCGAAATTTTCCAACAGAAGGCGAAAGGAGGACAGCATGCCGCTTGAGAAATGGAACCCTTTAAGGGAGCTT encodes the following:
- a CDS encoding cytochrome c biogenesis protein ResB, which gives rise to MRSVWKFFSSVYLTIFLAVIICAISAWGSMVVVRNQRFFSALDHEVLFPFLLSLKTEYIGLTLWVWALIFLTAVFAVNTVVCTADKAWSVIRTRKPWQALFPHIVHVGFLIALLGHLVGSVWGFRSYGHVLYKGESIPVPYQSGVQVRLDETEMRAGIRGDLDYLRTRLTLVNEDGSEVVTKDIGLNNPLIWKGIAFYHFDQGQSPTGLVLDAGGRTSEVALEGSFSAPDGSTYRLGSVYPDFALDESGRPFSRSGLFANPHIEIISAGGSVYFLNISEPGTSVTGARHAITLKGYVFTPYVVLTINKDPGIGFIIAGSIVLVVGMVLLLFFRGERAELVRPRPGVEERGA
- a CDS encoding sodium:calcium antiporter → MIQELLLLVFWLVVIVAAAEVFTNAIESLGARLKFSEGVTGSIFAAVGTALPETMVPLVAIFGGGSVHVREEVGVGAILGAPFMLSTLAMFLIGAALWQFQGTRRKTSLTPERSGFRRDIEFFLFAFTLAFLVAFTPQEYRLLRVFIAAVLVITYFYYILETVKASAALVEDGHATENSKPLYLGVVLKDRMWVIVLQLLLALGLIIAGAKGFVHGVEYLSEALRMPVMALALLIIPVATELPEKVNSIIWIRRGKDTMALGNITGAMVFQGTLLPAIGIFLTPWTVNLTVVASSALTIAAGVWLYFIAMRVKRIAPWLFIVNGALYMAFVYIVLVIARA
- a CDS encoding prenyltransferase, with translation MATRPQFLPATAVAVGLGASVAWREARAFDMAVFALSMLAALLCHAGMNTLNDYYDSKNGADDLNRSALTPFTGGSRFIQKGLMTQGETLALGAALVLAGGLTGAYLAFTISPVLFVIGLLGIASGYFYSAPPFFLAGRGLGEITVGVTFGLLIVLGAYAAQTGSIGAGPAIASLPLTFLIAAILFVNEFPDFESDRAAGKRTLVVRLGPQRARWGLALIFAMAYASVVAGVILGLLPTGSLIALLTVFIAIPGALRLLRNYDRTGALTPAIKAVIAIHFFTGLIQIAANLV